The Corallococcus silvisoli genome has a segment encoding these proteins:
- a CDS encoding TolC family protein, producing the protein MAALVEERTGLKTRWNQGTPEDAQVQQHLDALLGSDLTSDRAVEVALLNNPSLQGTYEELGVSQADMVQAGLLTNPSFSGSVGFPLSSEGVTESEFSIVQGFVDLFTLPLRKRVAKEQFIADTLRVAHEALATTAEVRQTFTEVQARQQLVALRREVVQAADAAADLSARQRAAGNVTELALATEQASLEQARLELAQDELALFEAREHLNRLMGLFGARVQWTLVEKLPEVPTIESSLEHLETLAIRQRLDIDAARKQASLLWNALELARSTRFFGRVEVGVHTHRDANGPRLFGPTLSLELPIFDQRQALIAKLEAQYRQGEDRLTELSVNARSEVRATRARLMTLRNMAERYQKVVLPLRTTIVDESQRQYNAMQIGLPALLLARREQVEAWRAYLETVRDYWMARADLERLVGGRLPTGPLPTGTPEAPTPTPSPEPTHEHHDH; encoded by the coding sequence GTGGCGGCACTCGTGGAGGAGCGGACGGGCCTGAAGACGCGTTGGAACCAGGGGACGCCGGAGGACGCCCAGGTTCAACAACACCTGGATGCCCTGCTGGGCAGCGACCTCACGTCGGACCGTGCCGTGGAGGTCGCGCTGCTCAACAACCCGTCGCTCCAGGGGACGTACGAGGAGCTGGGCGTGTCCCAGGCGGACATGGTGCAGGCCGGGCTGCTGACCAACCCGTCCTTCAGCGGGAGTGTCGGCTTCCCGCTGTCCTCGGAGGGCGTCACCGAGTCCGAGTTCTCCATCGTCCAAGGCTTCGTGGACCTCTTCACGCTGCCGCTTCGCAAGCGGGTGGCGAAGGAGCAGTTCATCGCGGACACCCTGCGCGTCGCGCATGAGGCGCTGGCCACCACGGCGGAGGTCCGCCAGACGTTCACGGAGGTGCAGGCCCGCCAGCAGCTCGTCGCCTTGCGCCGCGAGGTGGTCCAGGCCGCGGACGCGGCGGCGGACCTCTCCGCGCGGCAGCGCGCCGCGGGAAACGTCACGGAGCTGGCCCTGGCCACGGAGCAGGCCTCCCTGGAACAGGCCCGGCTGGAGCTCGCGCAGGACGAGCTGGCGCTGTTCGAGGCCCGTGAGCACCTCAACCGCCTGATGGGCCTCTTCGGCGCGAGGGTCCAGTGGACGCTGGTGGAGAAGCTGCCGGAGGTCCCCACCATCGAGTCCTCGCTGGAGCACCTGGAGACGCTCGCCATCCGGCAGCGGCTGGACATCGACGCGGCCCGGAAGCAGGCCTCGCTCCTGTGGAACGCGCTGGAGCTGGCGCGCAGCACGCGCTTCTTCGGTCGCGTGGAGGTGGGCGTGCACACGCACCGCGACGCGAACGGGCCGCGCCTCTTTGGCCCCACGCTGTCGCTGGAGCTGCCCATCTTCGATCAGCGGCAGGCGCTCATCGCGAAGCTGGAAGCCCAGTACCGCCAGGGCGAGGACCGGCTGACCGAGCTGTCCGTCAACGCCCGCTCGGAGGTGCGCGCCACCCGGGCGAGGCTGATGACGCTCCGGAACATGGCGGAGCGCTACCAGAAGGTCGTGCTCCCGCTGCGCACGACCATCGTCGACGAGTCCCAGCGCCAGTACAACGCGATGCAGATCGGCCTCCCGGCGCTCCTCCTCGCACGGCGCGAACAGGTGGAGGCCTGGAGGGCCTACCTCGAAACAGTCCGCGACTACTGGATGGCGCGGGCCGACCTGGAGCGCCTCGTGGGCGGACGCCTGCCCACGG
- a CDS encoding methyltransferase family protein, which translates to MDVVTFTRPALPAATLAFLLFAMVLPSVRLRRRTGRPALVLHRSGPPLQRVIGVGMALFMLATVLWSAAHLALGEQALGVWRVPDALRWSGWAWVVVGFAVTVRAQGEMGASWRIGIDSERTELVTAGLFGVVRNPIFSGMLLVVTGLVLATPSAWTVMGWLDYVLLVSLQVRLEEDHLLRLHGSAYQRYAARVGRFVPGVGRFPAMAPAPRITV; encoded by the coding sequence ATGGATGTCGTCACCTTCACCCGGCCGGCCCTGCCCGCCGCCACCCTCGCCTTCCTGCTCTTCGCCATGGTGTTGCCCTCGGTGCGCCTGCGCAGGCGCACGGGCCGGCCCGCCCTGGTGCTCCACCGCTCGGGGCCGCCGCTCCAGCGCGTCATCGGCGTGGGCATGGCGCTGTTCATGCTGGCCACCGTGCTCTGGAGCGCGGCGCACCTGGCCCTCGGCGAGCAGGCGCTGGGGGTGTGGCGCGTTCCGGACGCGCTCCGCTGGAGCGGCTGGGCGTGGGTCGTCGTGGGGTTCGCCGTCACGGTGCGGGCCCAGGGGGAGATGGGCGCGTCGTGGCGCATCGGCATCGACTCGGAGCGCACGGAGCTGGTGACGGCCGGGCTCTTCGGCGTCGTGCGCAACCCCATCTTCAGCGGGATGCTCCTCGTCGTGACGGGCCTGGTGCTCGCGACGCCCAGCGCCTGGACCGTGATGGGCTGGCTCGACTACGTGCTGCTGGTGTCGCTCCAGGTGCGGCTGGAGGAGGACCACCTGCTGCGCCTGCACGGGAGCGCGTACCAGCGCTACGCGGCGCGGGTGGGCCGCTTCGTCCCGGGCGTGGGGCGCTTCCCGGCCATGGCCCCTGCTCCGCGCATCACAGTGTGA